From a region of the Enterobacter cancerogenus genome:
- a CDS encoding Maf family protein produces the protein MTSVYLASGSPRRQELLTQLGISFERIVTGIEEKRAEGESAQQYVCRLAREKAQAGVAQVPHDLPVLGADTIVILNGEVLEKPHDADHAARMLRNMSGQTHQVMTAVALADSQDVLDCLVVTDVTFRVLTDDEIAAYIASGEPMDKAGAYGIQGLGGCFVRKINGSYHAVVGLPLVETYELLSNFNSLREGRDNYDG, from the coding sequence ATGACGTCTGTCTATCTTGCTTCTGGTTCACCGCGTCGTCAGGAGTTGCTCACGCAGCTGGGCATCTCCTTCGAGCGCATCGTTACGGGTATCGAAGAGAAACGTGCAGAGGGCGAAAGCGCTCAGCAGTACGTTTGCCGCCTGGCGCGAGAAAAAGCGCAGGCTGGCGTGGCGCAAGTGCCGCACGATCTTCCGGTGTTGGGTGCCGATACCATCGTCATCCTGAACGGTGAAGTGCTTGAGAAACCGCACGACGCGGACCATGCGGCGCGCATGCTGCGCAACATGTCCGGGCAAACGCATCAGGTCATGACGGCGGTCGCACTGGCCGACAGTCAGGATGTGCTGGATTGCCTGGTGGTGACGGACGTCACGTTCAGAGTGCTTACCGATGACGAGATCGCCGCCTATATCGCGAGCGGTGAACCGATGGATAAAGCAGGTGCATACGGTATTCAAGGGTTGGGTGGCTGTTTTGTCAGGAAGATTAATGGCAGCTATCACGCCGTAGTCGGCTTACCGCTGGTGGAAACGTATGAGTTGCTGAGCAATTTTAACTCACTGCGTGAGGGAAGGGATAATTATGACGGCTGA
- the rng gene encoding ribonuclease G → MTAELLVNVTPSETRVAYIDGGILQEIHIEREARRGIVGNIYKGRVSRVLPGMQAAFVDIGLDKAAFLHASDIMPHTECVAGEEQKQFAVRDISELVRQGQDLMVQVVKDPLGTKGARLTTDITLPSRYLVFMPGASHVGVSQRIESESERERLKKVVSAYCDEQGGFIIRTAAEGISEEDLASDAAYLKRVWTKVMERKKRNQTRYQLYGELALAQRVLRDFADAQLDRIRVDSRLTYEALLEFTAEYIPEMPGLLEHYTGRQPIFDLFDVENEIQRALERKVELKSGGYLIIDQTEAMTTVDINTGAFVGHRNLDDTIFNTNIEATQAIARQLRLRNLGGIIIIDFIDMNNEDHRRRVLHSLEQALSKDRVKTSINGFSQLGLVEMTRKRTRESVEHVLCNECPTCHGRGTVKTVETVCYEIMREIVRVHHAYDSDRFLVYASPSVAEALKGEESHALAEVEIFVGKQVKVQIEPLYNQEQFDVVMM, encoded by the coding sequence ATGACGGCTGAATTGTTGGTAAACGTAACGCCCTCGGAAACCCGTGTGGCCTACATTGATGGTGGCATTCTTCAGGAAATTCACATTGAGCGTGAGGCGCGACGCGGAATAGTAGGCAATATCTACAAAGGTCGGGTCAGTCGCGTACTGCCGGGTATGCAGGCGGCTTTTGTAGATATTGGACTCGATAAGGCCGCGTTTCTGCACGCCTCCGACATCATGCCGCACACCGAGTGCGTGGCGGGCGAAGAGCAGAAGCAGTTTGCCGTACGCGATATTTCTGAGCTGGTGCGCCAGGGCCAGGACCTGATGGTGCAGGTGGTGAAAGATCCGCTCGGCACCAAAGGCGCGCGTTTGACCACCGACATCACCTTACCTTCCCGCTATCTGGTCTTTATGCCGGGTGCCTCGCACGTCGGGGTGTCGCAGCGTATTGAGAGCGAAAGCGAGCGCGAGCGCCTGAAAAAGGTGGTCAGCGCCTACTGCGACGAGCAGGGTGGGTTTATCATCCGTACCGCAGCGGAAGGGATCAGCGAAGAGGATCTGGCCTCCGATGCGGCCTATCTTAAGCGTGTCTGGACCAAGGTGATGGAGCGTAAAAAACGCAACCAGACCCGTTATCAGCTTTACGGTGAGCTGGCGCTTGCCCAGCGCGTACTGCGTGATTTCGCCGATGCGCAGCTCGACCGCATTCGCGTGGACTCCCGCCTGACCTACGAAGCGCTGCTGGAGTTTACCGCCGAATACATCCCTGAAATGCCGGGCCTGCTGGAGCACTACACCGGGCGTCAGCCGATTTTCGATCTCTTTGACGTCGAAAACGAAATCCAGCGCGCGCTTGAGCGTAAGGTGGAGCTGAAGTCCGGCGGCTATCTGATCATCGATCAGACCGAAGCCATGACCACCGTTGACATCAACACCGGGGCGTTTGTCGGCCATCGCAACCTGGATGACACCATCTTCAACACCAACATCGAAGCGACGCAGGCCATTGCCCGCCAGCTTCGTCTGCGCAATCTGGGCGGCATTATCATCATCGACTTTATCGATATGAATAATGAGGATCACCGCCGCCGCGTGCTGCATTCCCTGGAGCAGGCGCTGAGCAAAGACCGCGTAAAAACCAGCATCAACGGCTTCTCGCAGCTGGGTCTGGTGGAAATGACCCGGAAACGGACCCGTGAAAGCGTGGAACATGTGCTGTGTAACGAGTGTCCTACCTGTCATGGACGCGGCACGGTAAAGACGGTGGAGACCGTCTGCTACGAAATCATGCGTGAAATTGTCCGCGTTCATCACGCCTACGACTCCGACCGTTTTCTGGTCTATGCTTCCCCTTCGGTGGCGGAAGCGCTCAAAGGCGAAGAGTCCCACGCGCTGGCAGAAGTGGAAATTTTTGTCGGCAAGCAGGTCAAAGTGCAAATTGAACCGCTCTACAATCAGGAACAATTTGACGTAGTCATGATGTAA
- the yhdP gene encoding AsmA2 domain-containing protein YhdP — protein MRRLPGILLLTGATLVVIVALLVSGLRLVLPHLDSWRPQLLAKIESSTGVPVDVSQISASWQNFGPTLDVRDINASLKDGGYLKIKRVTLALDVWQSLLHLRWQFRDLTFYQLRFLTNTPISSDGSSKGLETNRFSDLFLRQFDHFDLRDSEVSFITLSGQRSSLAIPQLTWLNGKDRHRAEGQVSLSSLNGQHGVMQVRMDLRDDDGLLNNGKVWLQADDVDVKPWLGDWIQQNMQLETARFSLEGWMTLTKGEFASGDIWLKQGGASWKDEKQPHQLSVDNLTAHVTQVKGGWQFAIPDTRITMDSKPWPRGALTLAWMPEQDVGGTNSKRSDELRIRASNLDLEAIEGLRSMATKLSPELGDIWLATQPTGTVDALALDIPLQATEKTRFLASWTGLAWKQWKLLPGAEHFSGKLEGSVEDGRLTAEMRDAKMPYETVFRAPLEIEKGSAVLNWLHNDKGFQLDGRQIDVKAKAVHARGDFRYLQPKGEEPWLGILAGISTDDGAQAWRYFPENLMGKALVDYLSGAIQGGQADNATLVYGGNPHLFPYKHNEGQFQVLVPLHNATFAFQPDWPALQNLNIELNFLNDGLWMKTDSVALGGVTASNLTANIPDYSKEKLLIDADIKGPGKAVGPYFDGTPLKESLAATLDQLQLDGDVNARLHLDIPLDGEMTTAKGDVRLQNNSLFIKPLNSTLTNLNGQFSFVNGNLKSEPLNATWFNQPINIDFSTTEGEKAYQVAVNMNASWQPSRMGVLPRQIESAVGGAVDWRGKVGIELPYHAGARYNVDITGDLKNISSQLPAPLDKKAGQPLPMKINVAGGLNSFDLTGSAGGTNHFNSRWLLNRKLTLDRAIWTTDSRSTPPLPEQAGVELNLPPLDGAEWLALFQKGVGQNANDVVQIPQTITARTPALTLGGQTWNNLSIVSQPAANGTKVEAQGREINGTLTMRDHAPWQAAIRYLYYNPATAKAKEPSASTPPLINASRVDFSGWPDLQLRCAECWLWGQKYGRIDGDFAIRGNTLSLTGGLVDTGFGRLTAQGEWVNNPGGQRTSLKGDIKGNKLDAAANFFGISTPLRGSSFDVNYDLHWRAAPWTPDEASLNGILKTRFGKGEIADVSTGHAGQILRLLSFDALLRKLRFDFSDTFSEGFYYDSIRSTAWIKDGVMHTDDTLVDGLEADIAMKGSVNLVRRELDMEAVVAPEISATVGVAAAFVVNPIVGAAVFAASKVLGPLWSKVSILRYRITGPIDKPQINEVLRQPRKDAQQ, from the coding sequence GTGAGGCGATTGCCGGGGATTTTACTGCTTACAGGGGCAACGCTCGTCGTGATTGTCGCGTTGCTCGTGAGCGGGCTGCGTCTCGTTTTACCGCATCTGGACAGCTGGCGTCCGCAGTTGCTGGCGAAAATCGAATCCTCCACCGGGGTGCCGGTGGATGTCAGCCAGATCAGCGCCAGCTGGCAGAACTTTGGCCCGACGCTGGACGTGCGGGATATCAATGCCAGCCTGAAAGACGGCGGCTACCTCAAAATTAAACGTGTCACCCTGGCGCTGGACGTCTGGCAAAGTTTGCTGCACCTGCGCTGGCAGTTCCGCGATCTCACCTTTTACCAACTTAGGTTCCTGACCAACACGCCGATCAGCAGCGATGGCTCCAGCAAGGGGCTTGAGACCAACCGGTTTAGCGATCTTTTCCTGCGCCAGTTCGATCACTTCGATCTGCGTGACAGTGAGGTGAGCTTCATTACGCTTTCCGGCCAGCGATCGTCGCTGGCGATCCCCCAGCTGACCTGGCTCAATGGCAAAGATCGTCACCGCGCCGAAGGGCAGGTGAGCCTCTCGAGCCTTAACGGGCAGCACGGTGTTATGCAGGTGCGAATGGATCTGCGTGATGACGACGGCTTGTTAAACAACGGCAAAGTGTGGCTGCAGGCTGACGATGTGGATGTCAAGCCGTGGCTGGGCGACTGGATCCAGCAAAATATGCAGCTCGAAACCGCCCGTTTTAGCCTGGAAGGCTGGATGACCCTGACGAAAGGTGAATTTGCCAGCGGGGATATCTGGCTGAAGCAGGGGGGCGCAAGCTGGAAAGATGAAAAACAACCGCATCAGCTCTCCGTTGATAACCTCACCGCGCATGTGACCCAGGTGAAAGGGGGCTGGCAATTTGCCATTCCCGATACGCGTATCACCATGGACAGCAAGCCCTGGCCGCGCGGCGCGCTGACGCTCGCCTGGATGCCGGAGCAGGATGTGGGCGGCACGAACAGTAAACGCAGCGATGAGCTGCGCATTCGTGCCAGCAATCTCGATCTGGAGGCGATAGAAGGGCTGCGCTCAATGGCGACGAAGCTCTCTCCGGAACTTGGTGATATCTGGCTGGCAACACAGCCAACGGGAACGGTAGACGCGCTGGCGCTGGACATTCCGCTGCAGGCAACAGAGAAAACCCGATTTCTCGCGTCCTGGACCGGTCTTGCCTGGAAACAGTGGAAGCTCTTGCCGGGCGCAGAACATTTTAGCGGTAAGCTGGAAGGCAGCGTGGAAGACGGCAGGCTGACGGCAGAAATGCGCGATGCCAAAATGCCGTATGAAACAGTTTTCCGTGCTCCGCTTGAGATTGAAAAAGGCTCCGCCGTTCTCAACTGGCTGCACAACGATAAAGGCTTTCAGCTGGATGGCCGCCAGATCGATGTAAAAGCCAAAGCGGTGCATGCGCGCGGTGATTTCCGCTATTTGCAGCCTAAAGGTGAAGAGCCATGGCTGGGTATTCTGGCGGGGATCAGCACCGACGATGGCGCGCAGGCCTGGCGTTATTTCCCGGAAAATCTGATGGGCAAAGCGCTGGTGGACTACCTCAGCGGTGCGATCCAGGGCGGTCAGGCAGATAATGCCACGCTGGTTTATGGCGGCAATCCGCATCTCTTCCCGTACAAACACAACGAAGGGCAGTTCCAGGTGCTGGTGCCGTTACACAACGCGACCTTTGCCTTCCAGCCGGACTGGCCTGCGCTGCAAAACCTCAATATCGAACTGAACTTCCTCAATGACGGGCTGTGGATGAAGACGGACAGCGTGGCGCTGGGCGGTGTGACCGCCAGTAACCTGACGGCAAACATCCCGGATTACTCCAAAGAGAAGCTGCTCATTGATGCGGACATCAAGGGGCCCGGAAAGGCGGTTGGCCCCTACTTTGACGGGACGCCGCTAAAGGAATCGCTGGCGGCAACGCTCGATCAGCTGCAGCTGGATGGCGATGTGAATGCTCGCTTACATCTGGACATCCCGCTTGATGGCGAAATGACGACCGCTAAAGGTGACGTCCGGCTCCAGAACAACAGCCTCTTTATCAAGCCGCTGAACAGCACGCTGACCAACCTCAACGGGCAGTTCAGCTTTGTAAACGGCAACCTCAAGAGCGAGCCGCTCAACGCCACCTGGTTTAACCAACCGATCAATATCGATTTTTCCACCACCGAGGGTGAAAAAGCCTACCAGGTGGCGGTCAACATGAATGCCAGCTGGCAGCCATCGCGCATGGGCGTGCTGCCCCGGCAGATCGAAAGTGCGGTCGGCGGCGCGGTTGACTGGCGTGGCAAGGTCGGTATCGAGCTGCCTTATCACGCCGGGGCGCGGTATAACGTAGATATCACCGGCGATCTGAAAAACATCAGCAGCCAACTGCCTGCCCCGCTGGACAAAAAAGCCGGGCAGCCGCTGCCGATGAAAATCAACGTGGCGGGTGGCCTCAACAGCTTTGACTTAACCGGCAGCGCGGGTGGGACAAACCACTTTAACAGCCGCTGGCTGCTTAACCGCAAGCTGACGCTCGACAGAGCCATATGGACGACGGACAGCCGAAGCACGCCTCCGCTGCCTGAGCAGGCGGGCGTTGAGCTGAACCTGCCTCCTCTGGACGGCGCTGAATGGCTGGCCCTGTTCCAGAAAGGCGTTGGACAAAACGCGAACGATGTCGTGCAGATCCCGCAGACCATCACTGCGCGCACGCCAGCGCTAACGCTGGGCGGGCAAACGTGGAATAACCTCAGCATCGTTTCGCAACCTGCGGCAAACGGTACGAAGGTTGAGGCGCAGGGACGGGAGATTAACGGCACCCTGACTATGCGAGATCACGCCCCCTGGCAGGCGGCGATCCGTTACCTTTATTACAACCCTGCCACAGCGAAGGCAAAAGAGCCGTCTGCGAGCACGCCGCCGCTGATCAATGCTTCTCGCGTGGATTTCAGCGGCTGGCCCGATCTGCAGCTGCGCTGCGCGGAGTGCTGGCTGTGGGGACAAAAATATGGCCGCATCGACGGTGATTTCGCTATCCGCGGGAATACGCTGAGTTTGACCGGCGGCCTGGTGGATACCGGCTTTGGCCGCCTGACGGCGCAGGGCGAGTGGGTGAACAATCCTGGCGGGCAGCGCACCTCGCTGAAGGGCGATATCAAAGGCAATAAGCTGGATGCCGCCGCCAACTTCTTTGGCATCAGCACGCCGCTTCGCGGTTCGTCGTTTGATGTTAACTACGACCTGCACTGGCGCGCGGCACCGTGGACGCCAGACGAGGCCTCTCTGAACGGCATCCTGAAAACCCGCTTCGGTAAGGGCGAAATTGCGGACGTGAGCACCGGCCACGCCGGACAGATTTTGCGCCTGCTGAGCTTCGATGCCCTGCTGCGTAAGCTGCGCTTCGATTTCAGCGACACCTTCAGCGAAGGTTTCTACTATGACTCCATTCGCAGCACGGCGTGGATCAAGGACGGTGTGATGCACACTGACGATACGCTGGTGGATGGTCTCGAAGCAGACATTGCAATGAAAGGGTCGGTAAACCTCGTGCGCCGCGAACTGGATATGGAAGCCGTGGTTGCGCCGGAAATCTCCGCCACCGTGGGCGTCGCGGCGGCCTTTGTGGTGAACCCGATTGTCGGCGCGGCGGTGTTTGCCGCCAGTAAGGTACTGGGGCCGCTGTGGAGCAAGGTCTCCATTCTGCGCTACCGCATTACCGGCCCGATCGATAAACCGCAGATTAATGAGGTGCTGCGCCAGCCGCGCAAAGATGCACAGCAATGA
- the tldD gene encoding metalloprotease TldD, protein MSLNLVSEHLLAANGLSHQDLFSILGQLTERRLDYGDLYFQSSYHESWVLEDSIIKDGSYNIDQGVGVRAVSGEKTGFAYADQISLAALEQSAQAARTIVRDTGDGRVKTLGEIQHSALYTSIDPLQSMSREEKLDILRRVDKVARAADKRVQEVSASLSGVYELILVAATDGTLAADVRPLVRLSISVQVEDDGKRERGSSGGGGRFGYDWFLGDVDGEARADAWAKEAVRMAMVNLSAVAAPAGTFPVVLGAGWPGVLLHEAVGHGLEGDFNRRGTSVFSGQMGQLVSSELCTVVDDGTMVDRRGSVAIDDEGTPGQYNVLIENGVLKGYMQDKLNARLMGVAPTGNGRRESYAHLPMPRMTNTYMLPGQSTPQEIIESVDYGIFAPNFGGGQVDITSGKFVFSTSEAYLIEKGKVTKAVKGATLIGSGIEAMQQISMVGNDLKLDNGVGVCGKEGQSLPVGVGQPTLKVDSLTVGGTA, encoded by the coding sequence ATGAGTCTGAACCTGGTAAGTGAACATTTGCTCGCAGCGAACGGCCTGAGCCATCAGGACCTGTTCTCCATTCTTGGTCAACTGACCGAACGCCGTCTCGACTACGGCGATCTCTATTTCCAGTCGAGCTATCACGAATCCTGGGTTTTAGAAGACAGCATCATCAAAGATGGCTCTTATAACATTGACCAGGGCGTTGGTGTGCGCGCCGTCAGCGGCGAGAAAACCGGCTTTGCCTATGCCGACCAGATTAGCCTTGCGGCACTTGAGCAGAGCGCGCAGGCCGCGCGTACTATCGTGCGCGATACCGGCGATGGCCGTGTGAAAACGTTGGGTGAAATTCAGCATTCTGCACTCTATACCAGCATCGATCCGCTGCAGAGCATGAGCCGTGAAGAGAAACTGGATATTCTGCGCCGCGTGGACAAAGTGGCCCGCGCCGCGGACAAACGCGTGCAGGAAGTTTCTGCCAGCCTGAGCGGTGTATACGAGCTGATTCTCGTCGCAGCAACCGACGGTACGCTGGCTGCCGACGTCCGTCCTCTGGTCCGTCTCTCGATTAGCGTGCAGGTGGAAGACGATGGCAAGCGTGAACGCGGCTCCAGCGGCGGCGGCGGTCGTTTTGGCTATGACTGGTTCCTGGGTGACGTTGACGGTGAAGCCCGTGCCGATGCGTGGGCCAAAGAGGCCGTGCGCATGGCAATGGTGAATCTTTCTGCGGTAGCTGCACCGGCGGGGACCTTCCCGGTCGTGCTGGGTGCTGGCTGGCCGGGCGTACTGCTGCACGAAGCGGTAGGCCACGGTCTGGAAGGCGACTTCAACCGTCGCGGTACGTCGGTGTTTAGCGGCCAGATGGGGCAGCTCGTCTCCTCCGAACTGTGCACCGTGGTTGATGACGGTACTATGGTTGACCGTCGTGGCTCTGTGGCTATCGACGACGAAGGAACGCCGGGCCAGTACAACGTGCTGATTGAAAACGGCGTACTGAAAGGTTACATGCAGGACAAGCTCAACGCGCGTCTGATGGGCGTGGCACCTACGGGTAATGGTCGACGCGAATCTTACGCGCACCTGCCGATGCCGCGCATGACCAACACCTATATGCTGCCGGGGCAATCCACGCCGCAGGAGATTATCGAATCCGTTGATTACGGTATCTTCGCGCCAAACTTTGGCGGCGGTCAGGTGGATATTACCTCCGGTAAGTTTGTCTTCTCGACCTCAGAAGCTTATCTGATTGAGAAGGGCAAAGTGACCAAAGCGGTGAAGGGCGCGACCCTGATTGGCTCCGGTATTGAAGCTATGCAGCAGATTTCCATGGTCGGTAACGATCTGAAGCTCGATAACGGCGTGGGCGTGTGTGGCAAAGAAGGCCAGAGCCTGCCGGTTGGCGTGGGGCAACCTACCCTGAAGGTCGACAGCTTAACGGTGGGCGGCACCGCGTAA